In Methanothermus fervidus DSM 2088, a single genomic region encodes these proteins:
- a CDS encoding methyl-coenzyme M reductase I operon protein C (COGs: COG4056 Methyl coenzyme M reductase subunit C~InterPro IPR007687~KEGG: mth:MTH1166 methyl coenzyme M reductase I, C protein~PFAM: Methyl-coenzyme M reductase protein C~SPTR: Q49175 McrC protein~TIGRFAM: methyl-coenzyme M reductase I operon protein C~PFAM: Methyl-coenzyme M reductase operon protein C~TIGRFAM: methyl-coenzyme M reductase I operon protein C) — MIGRTTHIVDCRETMGLGEGGGLAQRGTFAQCGGDVVAVAMSPGRRHITKPICEITFALRENDIKVSTLVLNAGAGVPSDAPEAGAGGLFGITPEEAEQIGRHKLALVHLGAVRYHIIYKARLILRNVDVPCIIVCEYPVDFEDFAKIGVKTRAVMPDKPQTKGIVVDIVSGVVRGETCPQEKLDEIVNKVKKWLNVLTRLEY; from the coding sequence ATGATTGGAAGAACAACACATATTGTAGATTGTAGGGAAACAATGGGGCTAGGTGAAGGAGGAGGTTTGGCCCAAAGAGGTACATTTGCTCAATGTGGTGGCGATGTTGTAGCTGTTGCAATGTCACCAGGAAGAAGACATATAACTAAACCCATTTGTGAAATAACCTTTGCATTGCGAGAAAATGATATAAAGGTAAGTACTTTGGTATTAAATGCTGGAGCTGGAGTTCCAAGTGATGCACCTGAGGCTGGGGCGGGAGGGCTTTTTGGAATTACTCCTGAAGAGGCAGAACAAATAGGAAGACATAAATTGGCTTTGGTACATTTGGGAGCTGTCAGATATCACATAATCTACAAGGCTCGTTTAATACTAAGGAACGTCGATGTTCCTTGCATTATTGTGTGTGAATATCCAGTAGATTTTGAAGATTTTGCAAAAATCGGTGTTAAGACGCGTGCAGTAATGCCTGATAAACCTCAAACAAAAGGCATCGTTGTAGACATTGTAAGTGGGGTTGTGAGAGGCGAAACCTGCCCCCAGGAGAAATTAGATGAAATTGTTAATAAAGTTAAAAAATGGCTTAATGTTTTAACACGTTTGGAGTATTAA
- a CDS encoding methyl-coenzyme M reductase operon protein D (COGs: COG4055 Methyl coenzyme M reductase subunit D~InterPro IPR003901~KEGG: mth:MTH1167 methyl coenzyme M reductase I, D protein~PFAM: Methyl-coenzyme M reductase, protein D~SPTR: P12974 Methyl-coenzyme M reductase operon protein D~TIGRFAM: methyl-coenzyme M reductase operon protein D~PFAM: Methyl-coenzyme M reductase operon protein D~TIGRFAM: methyl-coenzyme M reductase operon protein D) — translation MDVEIFPHRLLSAETTEKLLNKLGEIEGIKRMIIQGQRLPAGEHPDRRVINVKGQDIELKVKTGRIFVEIEDKKTMEKIKEVCDEVFPFKYELIPGTFFRRQKTVTDAIKFGKDVDKLPTELVGMTDQSARLKDRVSIIPKTKKKKRD, via the coding sequence ATGGATGTAGAGATATTTCCACATCGACTCCTCAGTGCTGAGACAACTGAAAAATTGTTGAATAAGCTTGGGGAGATTGAAGGTATAAAAAGAATGATAATACAAGGTCAAAGATTACCAGCAGGAGAACACCCTGATAGACGAGTTATAAATGTAAAAGGTCAGGATATAGAACTTAAAGTTAAAACAGGGAGAATATTTGTAGAAATAGAAGATAAAAAGACAATGGAAAAAATTAAAGAAGTTTGCGATGAAGTATTTCCATTTAAATATGAATTAATTCCAGGAACATTCTTTAGAAGACAAAAAACGGTGACTGATGCTATAAAATTTGGTAAGGATGTTGATAAGTTACCAACGGAGTTAGTAGGAATGACAGATCAAAGTGCTAGATTAAAAGATAGGGTATCAATAATACCAAAAACAAAAAAGAAAAAACGTGATTAA
- a CDS encoding methyl-coenzyme M reductase, beta subunit (COGs: COG4054 Methyl coenzyme M reductase beta subunit~InterPro IPR003179: IPR008924: IPR009024~KEGG: mth:MTH1168 methyl coenzyme M reductase I, beta subunit~PFAM: Methyl-coenzyme M reductase, beta subunit~PRIAM: Coenzyme-B sulfoethylthiotransferase~SPTR: P12972 Methyl-coenzyme M reductase subunit beta~TIGRFAM: methyl-coenzyme M reductase, beta subunit~PFAM: Methyl-coenzyme M reductase beta subunit, C-terminal domain; Methyl-coenzyme M reductase beta subunit, N-terminal domain~TIGRFAM: methyl-coenzyme M reductase, beta subunit): MPKYEDKVDLYDDRGNLVEEQVPIEALSPLRNTAIKKIIHDIKRTVAVNLEGIENALRSAKVGGSGCHIPGRELDVDVIDNAEAIAEKAKEMIQVEEGDDTVVELLHDGKRALVKVPSSRLESAAEYSVAPLVTASAFIQSIIDVCDISIYDANMVKAAVLGRYPQSVEYVGGNIATMLDIPQKLEGPGYALRNILVNHIVAATLKNTLQAVALSSILEHTAMFEMGDAVGKFERLHLLGLAYQGLNADNLVYDLVKANGKDGTVGSVVEDVVERAKEDGVIKVEKELNGYKVYGTDDLALWNAYAAAGLVAATIVNQGAARAAQGVSSTILYYNDIIEFETGLPGVDFGRAEGTAVGFSFFSHSIYGGGGPGIFNGNHIVTRHSKGFAIPCVAAAMALDAGTQMFSPELTSGLIKDVFSKVDEFREPLKYVVEAAAEIKDKV, from the coding sequence ATGCCAAAATATGAAGATAAAGTAGATTTGTATGATGATAGGGGAAACTTAGTTGAAGAACAAGTACCTATTGAGGCTTTAAGTCCATTGCGAAATACAGCAATAAAGAAAATTATACATGACATCAAAAGAACAGTTGCTGTAAATTTAGAAGGAATTGAAAATGCATTAAGAAGCGCAAAAGTTGGAGGTTCTGGTTGTCACATACCTGGTAGAGAACTTGATGTTGATGTCATAGATAATGCTGAAGCAATTGCTGAAAAAGCCAAAGAAATGATTCAAGTGGAAGAGGGCGATGATACAGTTGTAGAGTTACTACATGATGGTAAAAGAGCTTTAGTTAAAGTACCTTCATCAAGATTAGAATCTGCTGCTGAATACTCTGTTGCACCTCTTGTTACAGCATCAGCATTTATACAATCAATAATTGATGTATGTGACATTAGCATCTATGATGCAAACATGGTTAAAGCTGCTGTATTGGGAAGATATCCACAATCTGTAGAATACGTCGGTGGAAACATTGCTACAATGTTAGATATACCTCAAAAATTAGAAGGACCTGGATACGCATTAAGAAACATTTTAGTTAATCACATAGTAGCAGCAACACTTAAAAATACATTGCAGGCTGTAGCTTTATCTTCAATTCTAGAACATACGGCAATGTTTGAAATGGGAGACGCTGTTGGAAAATTTGAAAGATTGCATTTACTTGGTCTAGCATATCAGGGCTTAAACGCTGATAATTTGGTATATGATTTAGTTAAAGCTAATGGAAAGGATGGAACAGTTGGATCAGTTGTTGAGGACGTTGTTGAAAGAGCAAAAGAAGATGGTGTAATAAAAGTTGAAAAAGAATTAAATGGATATAAGGTATATGGTACAGATGATTTGGCATTATGGAATGCATATGCTGCAGCTGGATTAGTAGCAGCTACAATTGTTAATCAAGGAGCTGCAAGAGCAGCTCAAGGTGTATCGTCAACAATTCTTTACTACAATGACATTATTGAATTTGAAACTGGCCTGCCTGGCGTTGATTTTGGAAGGGCAGAAGGTACAGCTGTAGGTTTCTCATTCTTCAGTCACTCAATCTATGGTGGTGGAGGACCTGGAATATTTAATGGAAACCACATTGTGACAAGGCATAGTAAAGGATTTGCAATTCCTTGTGTTGCCGCTGCAATGGCATTAGATGCTGGAACACAAATGTTTTCACCAGAATTAACTTCAGGATTAATAAAAGACGTGTTTAGTAAAGTAGATGAATTTAGAGAGCCATTAAAATATGTTGTAGAGGCTGCAGCCGAAATAAAAGATAAAGTATAA
- a CDS encoding methanogenesis marker protein 10 (COGs: COG1625 Fe-S oxidoreductase related to NifB/MoaA family~InterPro IPR017672: IPR007197: IPR007549~KEGG: mth:MTH1170 hypothetical protein~PFAM: protein of unknown function DUF512; Radical SAM domain protein~SPTR: O27238 Conserved protein~TIGRFAM: methanogenesis marker protein 10~PFAM: Radical SAM superfamily; Protein of unknown function (DUF512)~TIGRFAM: putative methanogenesis marker protein 10) — translation MQIIADVGGRPGKDCGGFCKYCYFRNVGKFKPFGCKNCPPGKIGCKVCTKEIAELNNGFLPPAFVISNIQSSLLMYGHKKDVKINISGGGDVSCYPYLLDLTREINNLGLPIHLGYTSGKGIDDARIAYELIDNGVDEVTFTVFSVNPKLRKEWMSDRKPEESLKALKIFCENIEVHCAAVIIPGVNDGEELYKTCAKLEEWGAEGFILMRFANYKNQGLILGNGPIIKGVEPHTLEEFSELVKKLDKEFDLRITGTPLCDPKNGAPFALSREENKEFLKILPKIKGEATILTSKIAAPYIYKIIKNLGAEDKVNVYPTKKDIGCLITREDLKDVDLSKIKDTVIIPGRALVHDMEAEKILSKDGNKRIVVRGPDRLSVDGEMSGTMSEYDVIETEMEAWYELINIINFYGLNHEYHSYKP, via the coding sequence ATGCAAATAATTGCAGATGTTGGAGGTAGGCCAGGCAAAGATTGCGGAGGCTTTTGCAAGTATTGTTACTTTAGAAATGTAGGTAAATTTAAACCATTTGGATGTAAAAATTGTCCACCAGGCAAAATAGGATGTAAAGTTTGTACAAAAGAAATAGCAGAACTTAACAATGGTTTTTTACCTCCAGCGTTTGTAATATCAAATATTCAATCAAGCCTTCTTATGTATGGACACAAAAAAGATGTAAAGATTAATATTAGTGGTGGTGGAGACGTCAGCTGTTATCCATATCTTCTTGATTTAACAAGAGAAATAAACAATTTAGGTTTACCCATACATCTTGGATATACAAGTGGTAAAGGAATCGATGATGCAAGAATAGCATATGAATTAATAGATAATGGCGTAGATGAGGTAACTTTTACAGTATTTTCTGTAAATCCCAAATTAAGAAAAGAATGGATGTCAGATAGAAAACCAGAAGAATCTCTAAAAGCATTGAAAATATTTTGCGAAAATATAGAGGTTCATTGTGCTGCAGTGATAATACCTGGTGTAAATGATGGTGAGGAGTTATATAAGACTTGCGCCAAGCTGGAAGAATGGGGAGCTGAAGGATTTATATTGATGAGATTTGCAAACTATAAAAACCAAGGATTAATTTTAGGCAATGGGCCAATAATTAAAGGAGTTGAACCACATACATTGGAAGAATTTTCTGAATTAGTTAAAAAATTAGACAAAGAGTTTGATTTGAGGATAACTGGTACTCCCTTGTGTGATCCAAAAAATGGTGCACCATTTGCACTTTCACGTGAAGAAAATAAAGAATTTTTAAAAATATTACCAAAAATAAAAGGAGAGGCTACAATATTAACAAGTAAAATAGCTGCCCCATATATATATAAAATAATTAAAAATTTAGGTGCAGAAGACAAAGTGAATGTATATCCAACAAAAAAAGATATAGGATGTTTAATTACACGTGAAGACCTCAAAGACGTTGATTTATCTAAAATCAAAGACACTGTAATAATTCCAGGACGTGCGTTAGTTCATGACATGGAAGCAGAAAAAATCCTTAGTAAAGATGGAAATAAAAGAATCGTAGTTAGAGGACCTGACAGATTGTCAGTTGATGGTGAAATGAGTGGGACAATGTCAGAGTATGATGTAATAGAAACTGAAATGGAGGCATGGTACGAGTTAATTAATATAATAAACTTCTATGGGTTAAACCATGAATACCATAGTTATAAGCCCTGA
- a CDS encoding Radical SAM domain protein (COGs: COG1032 Fe-S oxidoreductase~InterPro IPR013785: IPR007197: IPR006638~KEGG: mth:MTH1171 phosphonoacetaldehyde methylase~PFAM: Radical SAM domain protein~SMART: Elongator protein 3/MiaB/NifB~SPTR: O27239 Phosphonoacetaldehyde methylase~PFAM: Radical SAM superfamily), whose amino-acid sequence MNTIVISPEFYNYGSLVVAGILKNLKHKVNYFKGFKNKINADITFISLQSTIHLLKYQKNINSIDSFKVVGGPVTMDPSMVFKYLDVDAVMVGEAENKLENFMRKFEENKLDEIEGVILKDQKDEIPKMIHSNSLDRPLPYIPPDIKNENIRGANVYIETHRGCPGNCGFCQVPKFFGREVRSRKLNEIVNEVKEFVKMGARRIAISGGTGTLYGCKKFKEINEEAFIELLKNLSKITGKENLTIPDIRVDTVSPEIMEAISKYTNGWVFYGIESGSEKILKKMNKGIKIETVYEAVELAREHGVKVAGSFIVGYPGETEDDFEATLSLADDLMLDDYFVSIAEPIPGTPLAEEVKNLPLDKNPVFMEVNDTNVSTIAEFRALKLMLDSYVFRKIPMPMTEKLFNMILKEVKSQSKHIKTVTYMIKDMI is encoded by the coding sequence ATGAATACCATAGTTATAAGCCCTGAATTCTACAATTATGGATCATTAGTTGTTGCAGGTATACTTAAGAATTTAAAACATAAAGTGAATTATTTTAAAGGATTTAAAAATAAAATAAATGCAGATATTACTTTTATAAGTCTCCAATCTACAATTCATCTTCTCAAATACCAAAAAAATATAAATTCAATTGATTCTTTTAAAGTTGTAGGTGGACCAGTAACAATGGATCCTAGCATGGTCTTTAAGTATTTGGATGTAGATGCTGTGATGGTAGGGGAAGCTGAAAACAAATTAGAAAATTTTATGAGAAAATTTGAAGAAAATAAATTAGATGAAATTGAAGGAGTAATATTAAAAGATCAAAAAGATGAAATTCCTAAAATGATACATTCTAATTCTTTGGATAGACCCCTACCATATATACCTCCAGACATCAAAAATGAAAATATAAGGGGCGCCAATGTTTACATAGAAACTCACAGAGGATGTCCTGGTAACTGCGGGTTTTGTCAAGTACCAAAATTTTTTGGAAGAGAAGTGAGAAGTAGAAAATTAAATGAAATTGTAAATGAAGTAAAAGAATTCGTAAAAATGGGTGCTAGGAGAATTGCCATAAGTGGGGGCACAGGAACTTTATATGGATGCAAAAAATTCAAAGAAATCAATGAAGAAGCTTTTATAGAGTTATTAAAAAATTTGAGTAAAATTACAGGAAAAGAAAACTTAACAATACCTGATATACGTGTAGATACAGTTTCACCAGAAATAATGGAGGCTATAAGTAAATACACAAATGGATGGGTATTTTATGGAATAGAATCTGGCAGTGAAAAAATTTTAAAGAAAATGAATAAAGGCATCAAAATAGAAACAGTTTATGAAGCTGTAGAACTAGCTAGAGAACATGGTGTTAAAGTTGCTGGATCATTTATAGTAGGGTATCCTGGTGAAACAGAAGATGATTTTGAGGCTACATTAAGTTTAGCTGATGATTTAATGTTAGATGATTATTTTGTAAGTATAGCTGAACCAATTCCAGGTACTCCTCTTGCTGAAGAAGTTAAAAACCTTCCACTAGATAAAAATCCTGTATTTATGGAAGTAAATGATACAAATGTTTCAACAATTGCTGAGTTTAGAGCATTGAAGCTCATGCTGGATTCATATGTTTTTAGGAAAATACCAATGCCTATGACTGAAAAGTTATTTAACATGATTTTAAAAGAAGTCAAATCACAATCAAAACATATAAAAACCGTAACTTACATGATTAAAGACATGATTTAA
- a CDS encoding cation diffusion facilitator family transporter (COGs: COG0053 Co/Zn/Cd cation transporter~InterPro IPR002524: IPR003731~KEGG: mth:MTH1172 cation transporter~PFAM: cation efflux protein; Dinitrogenase iron-molybdenum cofactor biosynthesis protein~SPTR: O27240 Possible cation transporter~TIGRFAM: cation diffusion facilitator family transporter~PFAM: Cation efflux family; Dinitrogenase iron-molybdenum cofactor~TIGRFAM: cation diffusion facilitator family transporter), with the protein MNLKRGEKVAKYSTYINLFLTVVKGAVGYISGSISLIADAMHSFSDVFSSLAVYLGLKISQRKPNQRFPYGYYKVETFVSFVVSVLILVAGIEIMYESIKSIINPHTLKYPTIGIVIALLSAIICYILAIYKEKIGKKIGSQALINDGKHSLIDTFSSLIVFIGILSSFFGYEWIEGLAGIIISILIFHMGIELCKADILALLDAGIDPKIINKIKNIAEKVDGVRGAHAIRLRRCGPYIFGEMHLELDPEKTIKDAHKIILKVKDKVKDEIKSVDILTIQTEAFEKNYKIVAVPLKNGEVSGHLGKASHFAIAKIVDNKITKIEMKENPGAKVEKKKGIKAAKFLKSENIDILAIKNPSKNLEFLLPECKIVKAEGSSLEEIIKNAVKAKS; encoded by the coding sequence ATGAACTTAAAGAGAGGGGAAAAGGTTGCAAAATATTCTACTTATATAAATTTATTTTTAACAGTTGTTAAAGGCGCTGTTGGTTATATTTCAGGTAGTATATCTTTAATAGCGGATGCTATGCATTCGTTTTCCGATGTCTTTTCTTCTTTGGCTGTATATTTAGGATTAAAAATTTCTCAACGTAAACCAAATCAGAGATTTCCATATGGATATTACAAAGTTGAAACCTTTGTTTCTTTTGTGGTATCGGTTTTAATCCTGGTGGCAGGAATTGAAATAATGTATGAATCTATTAAAAGTATCATAAACCCCCATACATTAAAGTATCCTACTATTGGTATAGTAATTGCACTTTTATCTGCAATTATATGTTATATTCTAGCTATTTATAAAGAGAAGATTGGTAAAAAAATAGGATCTCAAGCACTTATAAACGATGGAAAACATAGCTTAATCGACACTTTTTCATCTTTAATTGTATTCATAGGTATTTTATCCTCATTTTTTGGTTATGAATGGATAGAAGGTCTAGCAGGTATTATAATTTCAATTTTAATTTTTCATATGGGTATTGAGTTATGTAAAGCAGATATACTTGCACTTTTAGATGCAGGAATCGATCCAAAGATAATAAATAAGATAAAGAATATTGCAGAAAAGGTTGATGGTGTTAGAGGTGCACATGCAATAAGACTTAGAAGATGTGGGCCATATATTTTTGGTGAGATGCATCTGGAGCTAGATCCAGAGAAGACAATTAAAGATGCACATAAGATTATATTAAAGGTAAAAGATAAGGTTAAAGATGAAATAAAATCTGTTGATATTTTAACAATTCAAACAGAGGCATTTGAAAAAAATTATAAAATTGTTGCAGTGCCTTTAAAAAATGGTGAAGTAAGTGGACATCTTGGTAAAGCTTCTCATTTTGCTATAGCTAAAATTGTAGATAATAAAATAACAAAGATTGAAATGAAAGAAAATCCCGGAGCCAAAGTAGAGAAGAAGAAAGGAATAAAAGCTGCAAAATTTTTAAAATCAGAAAATATAGACATTTTGGCTATTAAAAATCCATCTAAAAATTTAGAATTTTTGTTACCTGAATGTAAAATTGTGAAAGCTGAAGGAAGTTCCTTAGAAGAAATAATAAAAAACGCTGTTAAAGCTAAAAGTTAA
- a CDS encoding ATPase-like, ParA/MinD (COGs: COG0489 ATPase involved in chromosome partitioning~InterPro IPR000808: IPR019591~KEGG: msi:Msm_0045 nucleotide-binding protein (putative ATPase involved in chromosome partitioning)~PFAM: ATPase-like, ParA/MinD~SPTR: B9ADA4 Putative uncharacterized protein~PFAM: ParA/MinD ATPase like) codes for MDENKAKKLMEQDIKISKAMNKIKHKIAIMSGKGGVGKSTVAVNIAEGLSKDFKVGLLDADIHGPNVPRILGLDGNLMVDKEGIIPLKRNNLKVVSMQYLLPSHDLPVIWRGPKKTGAIRQLLSDVKWGNLDVLVVDNPPGTGDEPLTVLQSISNLDGVIIVTTPQSVAIDDVKKCINMVKELNMEVIGIVENMCSFVCPKCGEETRIFGKGNGKELAKEYSIPYLGSIPLDIKNIEALNDGAPVIEKYPDSKISKKFFEIIEKIKNKLDLS; via the coding sequence TTGGACGAAAATAAAGCTAAAAAATTAATGGAGCAAGATATAAAAATAAGTAAAGCAATGAACAAAATAAAACATAAGATAGCAATTATGAGTGGGAAAGGAGGAGTTGGAAAATCCACAGTTGCTGTAAACATTGCAGAAGGTTTAAGTAAAGATTTTAAGGTGGGATTGCTAGATGCAGATATCCATGGCCCTAATGTTCCAAGAATATTAGGGTTAGACGGTAATTTAATGGTTGATAAAGAAGGTATAATTCCTCTAAAAAGAAATAATTTAAAAGTTGTTTCAATGCAATATTTACTTCCTTCCCATGATCTACCGGTTATATGGAGAGGTCCAAAAAAAACAGGTGCCATTAGACAGTTACTTTCTGATGTAAAATGGGGAAATCTTGATGTTTTAGTTGTAGATAATCCTCCAGGTACTGGAGATGAGCCATTAACAGTATTGCAATCTATATCTAATCTTGATGGAGTGATAATTGTCACCACACCTCAATCAGTGGCTATAGACGATGTTAAAAAGTGCATAAACATGGTAAAAGAATTAAATATGGAAGTTATAGGAATTGTAGAAAATATGTGTAGTTTTGTATGTCCAAAATGTGGTGAAGAAACCCGTATTTTTGGTAAAGGAAATGGAAAGGAATTAGCAAAAGAATATTCTATTCCATATCTTGGTTCGATACCATTAGATATTAAAAATATAGAGGCTTTAAACGATGGAGCTCCAGTCATTGAAAAATACCCAGACTCAAAAATCTCTAAGAAGTTTTTTGAAATAATAGAAAAAATTAAAAATAAATTAGATTTGAGTTAA
- a CDS encoding protein of unknown function DUF134 (COGs: COG1342 DNA-binding protein~InterPro IPR002852~KEGG: mth:MTH1178 hypothetical protein~PFAM: protein of unknown function DUF134~SPTR: O27246 UPF0251 protein MTH_1178~PFAM: Protein of unknown function DUF134), whose amino-acid sequence MPRPRRFRRVIEKPRVKSFGPCPPWATEEVVKMEIEELEAIRLKDYLGMKQEEAAKVMNVSQPTFHRILTSARSKIAEAIIEGKMIVVSGGKYIIEEKKYVCKKCKSEWPEEIKICPVCGCKGILHRGGGRFGRK is encoded by the coding sequence ATGCCAAGGCCAAGAAGGTTTCGGAGGGTTATTGAGAAACCTAGAGTTAAAAGTTTTGGTCCCTGTCCTCCCTGGGCAACAGAAGAAGTTGTAAAGATGGAAATAGAAGAATTGGAAGCTATAAGGCTTAAAGATTATTTGGGAATGAAACAAGAAGAAGCTGCTAAAGTAATGAACGTATCACAACCAACATTTCATAGGATATTGACTTCTGCACGTTCAAAAATTGCTGAAGCAATAATAGAGGGAAAAATGATAGTTGTAAGTGGAGGAAAATACATAATTGAAGAAAAAAAGTATGTATGTAAAAAATGTAAATCTGAATGGCCTGAAGAGATAAAGATATGTCCAGTATGTGGATGTAAGGGAATTTTACATAGAGGAGGTGGAAGATTTGGACGAAAATAA
- a CDS encoding Protein of unknown function DUF166 (COGs: COG1810 conserved hypothetical protein~InterPro IPR003745~KEGG: mth:MTH1356 hypothetical protein~PFAM: Protein of unknown function DUF166~SPTR: O27409 Conserved protein~PFAM: Uncharacterized ArCR, COG1810), whose product MKVAVVTDGRYGERSYKTIKKYFDCKIVKMKCPSEAFLDDVEIPNNVFKKLKDTEIILIYILHPDVIYELVRRISDGKKWIIVASWDGKGFKKQLQAFKNVICPDLMCNIRKIGDKTFDKFASKIGKPKVEIKIKNGKLKDIKVLRTSPCGATLFVANYIKKKYINKKITKDLPREAGFKVQHYPCMAPKINILVDNECKKQFASELHKEAFEKALKNF is encoded by the coding sequence ATGAAAGTAGCTGTAGTTACAGATGGTAGATATGGTGAAAGAAGCTATAAAACAATAAAAAAATATTTTGATTGTAAGATTGTAAAGATGAAATGTCCTTCAGAAGCATTTTTAGATGATGTTGAGATCCCCAACAATGTATTTAAAAAATTAAAAGATACAGAGATAATTTTAATTTATATATTACATCCTGATGTAATTTATGAGCTTGTTAGAAGGATAAGTGATGGTAAAAAATGGATTATAGTAGCTTCATGGGATGGAAAAGGATTCAAAAAACAATTACAAGCATTTAAAAATGTTATATGTCCTGATTTAATGTGTAATATTAGAAAAATTGGTGACAAAACTTTTGATAAATTTGCATCTAAAATTGGGAAACCTAAAGTTGAAATTAAAATAAAAAATGGCAAATTAAAAGATATAAAAGTATTGAGGACTTCACCATGTGGGGCGACATTGTTTGTTGCTAACTACATTAAAAAGAAGTATATTAATAAAAAAATAACTAAAGATTTACCTCGTGAAGCTGGTTTTAAAGTTCAACATTATCCCTGTATGGCACCTAAAATCAATATTCTTGTTGACAATGAATGTAAAAAACAATTTGCATCTGAATTACACAAAGAAGCATTTGAAAAAGCATTAAAGAATTTTTAA